The Liolophura sinensis isolate JHLJ2023 chromosome 8, CUHK_Ljap_v2, whole genome shotgun sequence sequence TCTCTTACGTAAGTCTCCAATCTCCTTGATCCTATCAACCTTTGTAGAATAAACTGAGTTTCTCCCTCAGAATGAATGACAAATCTAATTCTGGTGGTACAACCAGTCTTACCACAAAACGAAGGATTGTGTTTAACTCCATGAGGAAGTGTTCTGCTTCACAGCCTAAGTCATATAAGGTAGTGcctttaatttatatatttgattggtgttttacgccagtctcaagaatatttcacttatatggggGCTAGTATTGTGTTGGAAAACCAGACCGAGGtagggagaaacccacggccatccacaggttactgacagacatcCCCACGTCCGgccagaggaagccaggatgagctggtcttgaactcacagcgactgcatgggtgagaggcttctgggtcattgcaccgtgctgatACACCAACCCTCTCTGCCAGAGAGGCCCCCTGCAGTGCCTTGAAATTTCCTGCTGTGTTTAATGGTGTAGTAACTGGTCTCTGTCGACTGTTTTCTGGCAACACCTACAGAAGTATAGATGTTCATAGTTATGGAGTGTTAACATAGACATTGGTGACCGACACGAGAAGCGGCTACAACCCATGCATTGATTTGATAGGTATGCATCCCGAGTCAAGCTGATTACCAACTCTGCGCAAAAGAATGCTGATAACAAGGAAATTGCTCGCCTCAAAGATGTAAGTCTCCTCCCTATCATTATAGATGTTACAGTATTCTATGTGTTGTCTGGGATTTCACATCCTTGGCATAACACCAATTCCAGCGATGTAAACTGGCCTGATAACGAAAATACCAGCACTTTGGATGTCCTGTTACATTTGGGTCCTTTGTGGGGAAAAACATATCTTCAATCATGCAGTCAGCCATTACTATCCATAATGCAAGAGGCTAAAATTGACAACTTCTAAACTAACATgctacacaatttgaatactgatttcactcactcacccagAACATTTCTTGcatctttccagcatcattaaTAACTGTTGAGTActtttttttgcatgattctgtttaattttcgtactttatatacgttCTTATttcttcggtggtttgtgttaaatgtcattttggGAATAGGCTTTGAGATTTATTGACCTAGGATTTCAATTtgggttgacggctggtatgcaaaCGTCTGTTCGACGGCTGGTATGCAAACGTCtgtttgacggctggtatgcaaaCGTCTGTTTGATGGCTGGTATGCAAACGTTTGCTTGATGGCTGGTATGCAAACGTCTGTTTGatggctggtatgcgaatgtctgttggATGGCTGGTACTTGAATGTTTTTCTTGACACATACATCTACAAGTCATTATTATTAACCTTTGATATTTGACATGAAATGTGTTATACCGGTAttcaatatatacatttatgctcACTAAAATTACCTGAAACACACAACAGTGAATACATTTTGATAAAAgagatattcatttattttagtaTTTCCATAAATTTGTGGAATTGTGTGATTGCCTTTTTCCCCTTTTGTAGATCATCAATAAGTTAAAACAAGGAGAGAACGTGGATGAGGACATATAGCACCTGAGAACAGGTGCACAAGGACATATAGTACCTGAGAACAGGTGCACAAGGACATATAGTACCTGAGAACAGGTGCACGAGGACATATAATAACTGGGAACAGGTGTAAAAGGATATATAGCAACTGACAACAGTTGCACGAGGATATGTGGTAATGCTGGTCGTCGgtgttgaagtgaaatattcttgagcatggcataaaacagcaatgaaataaatggatGATGAGCGACCTGACAGTTCAATGACAGTTGTCCACACTCCTCTCTAACAAGAGAGACGAGGTGAGACAAGAGAGAAACTTCTCTATCAGACTACAATGTTTGCCAACTGCAACTACTGCAAATCTTCCACCtcttcaacctctaaagcacttttttcattggaatttattcatacagtattatgaaaataatgccACAAATGAGTTTTTTCCCTAAGTAGTGGTTGCAGTGGTGGGATGCTTAGGTCACCCACAGTGAGGGATTTCCAGAAAACTTCTGTGATCTTCCTGCGTACCTCACATTGCCCTAATTAGTGATTTTCTGGAATTGTCAACAGTGTATGGATAGTTTACCGAGTACCCGAACAGTATGTACAtctcatttgtttatttatttgattggtattttacgccctaaaaagtgctcaagaatatttcacttatacagtggcggccagcattacatcTCATTTGTGACAGgcaatataaatgttttttccTCTTGCTGTGATATTTCAGTATGGTATGCGGAGGATGTGATGAAAATATGTTATATGACTGAACATTCCATTTATATGCAATAAGCGCAGTATTGTTAGAATGAATTCATTGTGATAAAAGAGCATGGCCCCAGCTGTTCAAGAGTTAGTaaatgtacgtacatgtaacttgtgtaaTGCAATGAGCTGAATGAAACGGGTGTGTTGTCTTCATTCCGCTGACCAATTGTCTGGATGTTGTATACCAGACTATGAATTTCAAGATGAATAGTGTCTTTCCATGCATAGTAGttacaaatgaacatttatgtgAGACAGAAGATTCATTTTGTCAAAATTCTGACTCAAATATGACCTTTTATGTCTACTGACTTGCCATTCTCTGTCAGCTGAACTTTAATAGTGCTGATGCAGATGGGTCCAGAgtacagtagtacatgtacctatgtaaTGGACTGTAAGACTGGAAATCTTCCCTGCACGCCGTAGCGCATAATGTACGGAGGTGACTCCTGTTTGCTGGGTTTGCTTTGGCGTTTCATTTACATCTGGCCCACTCCATAACTCAGTTTTCCATAACTCTTCTCATAAATTAATGTTCTTGTATTAttaagaagttttgtgaaagtggccttaGCACTGTAACTATGTTGTCCTGGGAGAAGCGTACTAGAAGAAGACACTGTCCTGATATGACAAAAGCGAATTTAAACCAAAGCACAGTTATTAGTTTGGCCAAAAAAGTTCATCGTACTTTTTAGGCAGTTTACATGTCAGATTTATACTTTTAACTCCTTTTCACGGATATTTATGTTTGacttttttgtgatattttttcgtttatttttatatattttgttttatttttaaatgacaCCTTTTCTCTCTTTTTATCATAGAAGCAGCTCTGTGATAAGTCATTGAGTTTTTGTTAGAATCCTGTGActaacatacactgtatactgaaaagatgaatatatttacatacacgtGAATATGTTTAGAAGTTTTGTAGGTTTATATACACAGATTTAtatcttttacattttttttggcatattttgtattaaatcTTTGCCAAAGCAGACAAAGCTTTTGAGATGTTGATTGTCTCATTTCTCCTTTTTGTATGATAGTTGTGTGATGTTTTGATATAATAAGTTACCTGTGTTTATTTGAGTTTTATACGCCTCCGCCATTAGGCGGATCACACaccgcacgtaaccggtgagaTACACCACGGGCAACTTACAagcacagcgaccccattgaaGAAATTCTTGTGACTGGAATTAATGTCACCACCATTGACCTCACCAGCTTTAGCCCTCCTTTGGTATCTCTCCATAACCTATATGCAGTGCATACGCAGGTCTAAGTATTCCTTTTGTTGCCATTGGCAAAAACGATATGTTTTGTGTCAGTGATGCAGTGACTTATTTCAGACTGAATATAAGCACACTTAAGCTTAAACaacgcagtgatgttaatcgCAATTAAGGTTTATAGCGGAATCTCTGGGGAAACCACGACTCGCTATAAAGTGGCAGAAAAGCTCCTAGTGAGAGCCAATCCCACTGACAAGACGTCAGACAAGCTCCTAGTGAGAACCAAGCCCTCGGACAAGACGTCAGACAAGCTCCTAGTGAGAGCCAATCCCACTGACAAGACGTCAGACAAGCTCCTAGTGAGAACCAAGCCCTCGGAGAAGACGTCAGACAAGCTCCTAGTGAGAACCAAGCCCTCGGACAAGACGTCAGACAAGCTCCTAGTGAGAACCAAGCCCTCGGACAAGACGACAGACAAGGTCACTTACTGTTCTGATCCTTGTTAACCTTCATTATAAGCCGAAATTCACCCAGTATTATCTTGTATTGCGTTCGCTTATATGACAACCGTTATAggttttcagttgtactaaGATCTATGCTACCTATATAAGGGCTAGTATAAAATAAGACATTCCTACCAAAATGCTGTTTAAGTCTTTAAAATAATCTTGTAGTATTTCGTGAAATCATTGTGTGTTTTTGCGAGTTCTGTCTCCTCCCATGCACTCACAATTCCGCTTTATCGTGATGAAATCATGCAATACGTTTAATTTGCAACTGAAAAATTCTCACTGATATAAAACggctggtgaaatattcttgagtacggcataaaacaccaatcagataaataaataaatgatgactGGTGCgaataaaaatcaaacaagCACAGGACTCACTGATACAAATCATATCGTTTTTGCCAATGGCAACAAAAGGAATACTTGGAACTGCGTATAGGTTATGGAGAGATACCAAAGGAGGGCTAAAGCTGGTGGCGTCAGTGGTGGTGACATAAATTCTAGTCACAAGAATTTCttcaatggggtcgctgtgacttcaagcccagttcatgctggccttCTCACAGGTTGTACGTGggatgtctgccagcaacttggaTGGCCGTGGGCTTCCTCCGGACTCTGTCCGGATTTTtgccaccatgatgctgactgccgtcgtgtaagtgaaatgtttttgagtacacctcaaaacaccaatcaaagaaataattaaattaatttttctgtttgaGTGTCTCACTACTCCGGGGCCCAGGACGGGCACCTGACCCGATTATAGCATCCCTACCCCTGTTATTCTTCACTAGCCCTCACAAGGTGGGCCTGCTGTGTCTTCATGCATATGTCATTTCACGGACCAAAAAATGACTCCACAGGTCAGGCTGTTTCGGAGAAGAGGGTTCATGCAGGGACAGCATTCTTGTCAAACGTTTGGCTGGGGAAGAGGGGGGATCTTAGATTCAGATACTGTTACTTCATTTGGCTAAGATACAGATTAAACTCTGCAGGTGACAAAGTACATCATTAACCGGTGTGCTTGTTAGGCTTCCTGTTTGAATCCATCTGTGGTATAATCTGGGAtgcataaacaaacaaatagacACGTattcattagaatggaaacGCCATTAAACAAACTTACCACCACCGCCACGTAAACGCTGTGAAATCACAGCGGCCAAGTACTCGCATGAGCTCCGAGCGGAAGTAGGGTGGGGTTAATTGTTCATGGGTGAGTCCAGGACGATAGCTGTTGTGTCTTGTCATAGATGGTGGAAAAGCGAAAAAGCACGTAAAAACGAAAAAGTCAATCACATTATTCTCTGTGTATTAAATTATTGGGACGTATATGCAGTCAGTGTCTTCTCATATTCTGGAAAGTCTTTGTTGAATGAATTTCTGTGAACTGGATCCTAATTTTCCAATGTCTACTTATCAGCTAATGAAAATAACTGGCTACATATCTGTCATAACAGTTGTAATGATCGTGTGTAATTTCTGGTTACGGTTGCTGTAGGCTGTAGTGTGAAATCCCCATGGTTATTCGGTGCTtacttcatgctggctttcccgCTTTGGGTTTGGGTTTATCCAGACCTCTCCGATACCTGTGATATAATTGCTGAGGACAATGTAGAATCTGGGCTCAGACTTGTCCAACAGGTTGTTTTCCTGGGGAAAAGCCAAGTCAGTGTGAAATCCGGCTTCTGTTGGCGATAGACGCTGTGTGCATAAACTGGAAACAAAAGGTGCTTCTGGTGGATTACTCTGCCCCCTGGGGGTGGGGTTTGAAGGTGTAGAGGGAGGGGCATGTCAGTGTGAGAATGTAAAACTTTCATCTTGCTATTACAGCTCAGGCTATTGTTACCGGTAAATCCTCCAGCCGGGCGTTTCCCGCAGTGTGACTGTCAGATCTGTATAAATGACTACTTCAAGGACGCCTCTGAATAATTTACAGACGGAGTTGTCTCGGGGTGTAATTAACACGTTACTGCAGCACCGGTGAGGTAAGAGCAGGGCACGTCCACGCCCTTGTCCCAGATGAAGGCATAAATTGTGCACGAACCTCAGCTTTACGATCAGAACGGTATACCCGATTGACCGTAGGACGTGTGTATTCTTGGATATTTTGATTGAAGCCATAGATTGATTGCATACTCCTGCACGTTAGATTGATAAAAGCAACTTGTGTTACCTGGACTGAAGTGACCGTACATTCCATTATACCTGAGATAGGTAATTAGGAACAGGTAACTCTTGTACAATGTCCACGGAAAATCCACCCGGCGACACCGGGATCATCATCGAGAAATTGTCTCGCATTGAGGCATCGGTGGAGGATTTACAGAATAAGGTGGAGCAGGTCACAGGGGACGTGCGAGCTCTTAGGGGCAATAAGGTCAGTAAATGTAACAATCTAACAATCACAATCTATGATCATGTGTGAATAAATGTTTCTCAACTCTATTCGCAATGCGCCGTAAAGccagaaaaaaatcattcagtTATTTTCTGAATAATTAAGATAGTTATGAAAAACGAATTCAATCTGGGTTAGTATTACTGGATTTCGTTACCACAACAAACCGGCAAAAGTTTCGGAATGCAATTTTCAGCAATGCTGACAGGACTTTTGGAACTGCGATATTGTCTCCGTTTCTCCCACCTCTGTATGCATGGTCAGCACGATCACGATTGTTCAAATATCTAAGGTACGCACCGGATCATAGTGAGGGCTGTTCATAGAAAGCCAGATGGTATCCGGTTATTTCAAACCCAAACCAGATCCAAGCGATTTACAAGTATAACATGCGACACTAAGAAACTTAAACTATTAATTTTAGCAGaactgatgctagaatgtattctgttgcaGCACAGTTTagtattaaatataacacacattagacaacattttctgttaaaatgaacagattgatCTACAGAGTGTAGATCAGAAATCATAAGTCCGTCCAAGATTTACGCGTGCAGAATAAACATGTGTACGAAATCACTTGGTACTAAACTCTTCTGATTTAAAGCCCTCCCAGATCTAGCCTACCAATACGTAACGCATCTCTCTGACCACATGACACGATCGAACGGTGCTGAGATAATCCTTCTGCTTACCTCTACACAGGACGATGAGGTGGACAGTGACACGAGCCCCAACCGCGGCAATTGGGGCAGCAAACTGGAGTTCCTGCTGTCGTGCCTGGGGTACGCGGTAGGCTTGGGCAACGTCTGGAGGTTTCCATATCTTTGTTACAAAAATGGCGGTGGTAAGTGGAGTTTATCTCTTTGTTACAGTTTCATATGAAATGGTTGCATTAAATGATTAAATCAGTACATGTTCAAATATCTATATAAACAACAGCGTATAAACAAAGTTTGGGAGCTAGTAATCCTCGGTAAACCACGCCTTCTGTTTACACAGAAGGATATTGTTAACGTTAAGGTACTGGGCTTGTATATTTTTCTGACACAGGTATAGTCTACCTCTGTATGGTTACAACAGTTAATGTGCTGgaggtattaaatatttacattagaATGCTTGAGATGAACTCGAGTTGTTCTCTCACTGTATCTCAAATCGTCGTTAGTTATTTATTATAGTGTTGGTATCGCGCGATTACGATTTCATGAACCCACCACTCACTTGATCATTTAATGAGTTAGCTTTATAGCTTACTGAGGGTCGGTGAAACAAACCTAATAGTTTGTAAGTTACCAATGTCGTGTGTGTTACTTTCACAGGTGCATTCTTCACCCTGTAGTGTATATAGTGTTTGTCAGATTAATGATGTCGTGTGTGTCACTTTCACAGGTGCATTCTTCACCCTGTAGTGTATATAGTGTTTGTCAGATTAATGACAAAGTGTGTCACTTTCACAGGTGCATTCTTCATCCCGTACTGTATCATGCTGTTCTTCGTCGGTATCCCGATCTTCCTACTGGAGCTAGCCTTGGGACAGTTTTCCAGCCAGGGACCGCTCACCTGCTGGAAATTTGCGCCGGCCTTCAAAGGTAGTGACAACCGTGGAAATGTAACCTAAATATATCTCAATATGCTACAACATGGAACCACAATAATATACCAtgttacatacaatgtatcatTCGTAACCATCAGACTTCTCAACGATGGAGTATTCATAACCCCCCTGGAGCCGGCCCAgcttaaatgcaacattatagCAATGCCGTTATTCTGTCATGAATGAGACGTGTTTGACACTTTGCTTTGTTTATGTGTGGGCCTTACCGTCTTATAGGCATATCACATGTTTCACGTTATTTTTGTCGTCTCATTCATTCACTTTCGTTTTGCAAGGTATGGGTGTTGCCATGTTGGCGGTGTCGAGTCTGTAGTAGTACCTTATGCTTcacactttcactttcactttcattttgcCAGGTGTGGGTGTTGCCATGATGGTGGTCTCGTGTCTGGTGGCCATCTACTACAACATGATCCTGGCATGGTCCATCTATTACCTATTCGCCTCGTGCACCACGGAGTTACCCTGGACCTCGTGTGGAGACTGGAGCTCGCCATGTAAGACAACACACATACTctatataattaagacatacGGCACGGAGAGAATTACCGACAGTGTACCGACGACAGTTGTgctagctgacaaatggtcaaacaGCCcgaaatacggcctgttgtcagtttacctcatttaggatttattctaactgttcatgtaaatgtatatagataGTAGCAAATTGCACACCCGTAGCagcacggcttaagcagaattaggttaaaaaatagTGATGTCAACTGCACTTTATTCTTATACAAACATCAGACACTAGTCTAGAATGATTAAAACATACTGGAATGGGATAATAATGTCGAGTTGATATTCTTGCAACTCATATCTTAGACCGTCGGGATGGCATTGGAATATAGGACaggcttatgtacatgtacaattgtgttaTGTTTCCAGATTGCAGTGACAAATTGACGGACGTGACGTTTGATAACTGTACTCAGCTCTTCTACAACGCCTCAGACAACGGTGTGTGTTACCAGAATGGCACCGTTTACGGTATCTGGAACCAAACCGTGGCCAAGTCTTACGGTATCAGCAAATCTACACCTGCAGGCGATTATCTCAAGTACGTAAAAACATGGAGCTTATCAGATTAGTGTCGTAATTAAACACTTATAGAGAGGTAGGCCTGTAGGTATAGGTAGATTTATACATCAGCGCATCAGCTATGTGAGACATTATCCTTATCATATTTATGGCCGTCATCCCTATTCAGTAGTCGTATGGCTGATTACATATGACTTAAGCTTTTAGAAAAAGTCTTCTCTAAAGTGACCAAATGAATTGATGTATTGGTAATCCAAAGTATAACCACATACCATCTTTATGCATCAATACGTGTTTCTAATTTCATGTTAAATATCATACTAAATGCAACAtaaaatttgtatatacattGGGTATATTTAATATTTGGTCTAGGTGATTTTCGCTTCATTGTCAATAAATTCCGTATCAAAACTAAATGGACGCGGTCGTATTCGGGACCAACTATAGTTTAAAAATCACCACTCGCTGGATCATTATGCAAATCACCACTCGCTGGATCATTATACAAAGTGTGCGCTTCATACTTTGATAGAACTACCATTTAGCTAAATTCTTCACACCTATTACAATACCACACTCCTTGTCTTAGATGTCTAATGCTTTGACCGACCCcaacagcacagttggtaaagcgccCGCTTCAGGGGCGTTAGagtcagggtcaatcctgggtggggACACACCTAAGCccttaacagaggaagttgtgacttcctcgcttggcgttcagcactaaggggatagtgcaatgactggttgatccgtatcagtataatggctcgggcgggcggcttacatGCTGCTTAAGTGGTCTCAAGTGAagcagtaaagcagcactagataaaagagcgatgggagtccgtcctgcaacaagaaggcacattgcatacactacaaggattccttcatcccctgatatgactgaaaaattgctaagtacgacgttaaaccataagcaATCATTCACTGTAATGTTTTATCTGTTTCTTACAGTGCTGTAGTGCTGGGGATCACCGATAGTTCGGGGATTGGAGATGTGGGGATGTTACGCTGGGAACTCGTGTTGTGTTACCTGGCCGCTTGGGTTGTTGTGTACCTGGCACTCATTAATGGCGTCAAGTCATCAGGGAAGGTAGGCCATTCACTGTATACGTGTACATCCTTCACTCTTATCTCCAGCATGACTACACATACAAACTCTGGCAATACGACCTTCATACTGTCCCTTCAGTTCGCTATGAATAAATGGGCTAacactggattcgaacttaTGGGCCACAATTACGTCTTGAGCATTCCTCTGCTATATCTTATACGTTGTGGCCTTTTGCCAGAAGTGGTCGTATACCTCAGCTGACAGTAAGGTGCTTGAAGCACCATGAACCACACGTAGGGTAAACATTTTACAGTTATTATAGTCCtacataatattattattattctcactaCTGACGACATACCTTCACTCCCCCCGCCTTCACTCCACGCCTTCACTCCTGTCACAGCAAACTTCAGCACATCCAATTAATGGAATACTTAATGCGTTTGCAGGTTGTGTATTTTACGGCGACCTTCCCATACATCGTCCTGGTAATCTTACTCGTCCGCGGGGTCACATTGCCAGGGTATATGGACGGAATCAATTTCTACATCACCCCCAATCTGGAGAGACTCAGGGACGCCAGGGTAAGCACCAGCCGTAACCATTCGACAACCTCTTACTGCATGTGCTCGTAAAGAAGCCTCTGACTGGTATCACTAGTATTCTCCTAATATCACGTGATAATTACGTTTTCCCTGAACATGTGTTATTTTAATATGGTCATGGACATCATTATCTGACGTCACCTGCGTCAGGTAATGACAGATACGGCCATACCGTTCTTAAACTCATTCAGTTTACATTTGATCAGAACTATCGGCGGTCTGTTTTCATTACTCTCTGAGGAATCTGTTTCTGTCCTCAATCCCGCAGGTATGGAAAGACGCCGCTGTACAAATTTTCTTCTCTCTCTCCGCCTCATGGGGAGGTCTCATCGCTCTGTCCAGCTACAACAAGTTCCGCAATGATATCGTCAGGTAAGATGCCGCACCAACAAATTTCCAACTCGGCAAATAACTGTTTTTCTTGCCTGATGTAAAATTATTCGCCACGTTTAGTGATACACTCCACAAATCTAGTTTAATATTCGCAAACTCACAATCAGTACCTAAGAACAATAGGATTCATAAGTCAATTAAAAATTTATAATTAACAGTTTCTAATATATTAATTAACCGGTCATTCTTTCCTACCAGAGATACATTCATCGTGACGATTGGCAACTGTGCCACGAGCGTGTTCGCCGGCTTTGTGGTCTTCTCCTTCCTGGGCTATATGTCCAATGAACTTGGTATCCCCGTGTCTGAAGTGGCCAAAAGTGGTACGTTGTGCGATCCCCACCCTCGTTAGTCGTCTTTAGAATTGTCTG is a genomic window containing:
- the LOC135472347 gene encoding sodium-dependent proline transporter-like is translated as MSTENPPGDTGIIIEKLSRIEASVEDLQNKVEQVTGDVRALRGNKVSKSLPDLAYQYVTHLSDHMTRSNGAEIILLLTSTQDDEVDSDTSPNRGNWGSKLEFLLSCLGYAVGLGNVWRFPYLCYKNGGGAFFIPYCIMLFFVGIPIFLLELALGQFSSQGPLTCWKFAPAFKGVGVAMMVVSCLVAIYYNMILAWSIYYLFASCTTELPWTSCGDWSSPYCSDKLTDVTFDNCTQLFYNASDNGVCYQNGTVYGIWNQTVAKSYGISKSTPAGDYLNAVVLGITDSSGIGDVGMLRWELVLCYLAAWVVVYLALINGVKSSGKVVYFTATFPYIVLVILLVRGVTLPGYMDGINFYITPNLERLRDARVWKDAAVQIFFSLSASWGGLIALSSYNKFRNDIVRDTFIVTIGNCATSVFAGFVVFSFLGYMSNELGIPVSEVAKSGVTLAFEVYPTAVASMPASWVWAILFFLMLITLGLDSQFVLVETVTTAISDQFPCVRPYRSLTNLMYCVTLFVLGLTLCTNAGAYWLQIMDHYAGGWNVLIIAVCECWGVSLVYGIWRFLGDIEVMLGNRVCCCCTWTVCRLWWGFTWLILTPVGVLFILGFSLYDYEDATYGDEQFPTWANALGWLMTLAVVAAIIITPIIMFVTGSGTASERFRSLFKPTVDWGPALVKHRKLIIHAEIVEDPWSRPKDVRTPNGVVLVSKSMPYSQRDGITNPIYDNGPAFYQSAEDPSVFIVPELDRKSKYVPEADQAPNETSTPRF